From the Candidatus Peregrinibacteria bacterium genome, one window contains:
- a CDS encoding HAD-IC family P-type ATPase — translation MKYHNVPIGNLFEEFSSSPQGLSSEEALFRIQKYGKNILPQKRKNFLLIFLLQFKSPLIFILIGAAFLSVLIPYFEQGHLSGKDWIDPIAIVAILILNACFGFFQEIKAENTLAALKKMQSEDAVVVRKGGEAKISSEDLVPGDILVLAEGDKIPADARLIESIELQVIESALTGESIPTEKKAEWKGEGNISEQKNMVFSGTQIASGRAKALVVATGVASELGKIAFLVSETESPQTPLEIRLDRLGKRIGIAIVVICILVFVVSFFRGVPITEGFLTAVALAVSAIPEGLPAVMTISLAVGVAVMAKKHALVRELRAVETLGSVTVIASDKTGTITQNKMKVVSVYSGRKYYTEKSIALFANSEMGKRMLDAGASCNDAKLPDIGDPTEISLLDIANTYSIQKRNQRISERPFSSEKKWMSTTHRIAGMEVEYYKGAPEIIATFCDPKRKVEIEKAAEKMAQEGLRTLAIAIRKERQPTAEFLGIFGIQDPPRKSAAEAIKTAKQAGIRTIMITGDHAVTAAAIAAQVGLSGEVITGEEIEDMEEKDLQKVVRKTNIFARVSPEHKVRICAALQKNGEVVAMTGDGVNDAPAIHRAEVGISMGKNGTSVAREASDLVLMDDRYATIVQGIREGRRIFANIKKSISFLMRTNLNEVIVVAGAVICGFPPPLAPIHILFVNLVTDSFPALALAAEEAEPNIMRKKPRPVSEGFLDGQWHFVLILGVAAAVFEFLVFFLALRTLTHPAAQTLVLVTMVAMEFAIIFSVRHDTPLFSKDWHAAKNPWVLLSTVLGFAIFFVFYITPLQTFLHITPFPLQYWIYPIIGSALLFVLSEVLKYVKGVKNVFLWKKKS, via the coding sequence ATGAAGTATCACAATGTTCCCATCGGCAATCTCTTTGAAGAGTTTTCTTCTTCTCCTCAGGGGTTATCTTCAGAAGAAGCTTTGTTTCGAATTCAGAAATACGGAAAAAATATACTCCCCCAAAAGCGGAAGAATTTTCTCCTTATTTTTCTTCTTCAGTTTAAGAGTCCGCTCATTTTTATCCTTATTGGTGCTGCTTTTCTTTCGGTTCTGATTCCTTATTTTGAGCAAGGACACCTCTCTGGAAAAGATTGGATTGATCCCATTGCCATTGTTGCGATTCTTATTCTTAATGCGTGTTTCGGATTTTTTCAGGAAATAAAAGCAGAAAATACGCTTGCCGCTCTCAAAAAAATGCAATCAGAAGATGCCGTTGTCGTGCGAAAGGGGGGAGAGGCAAAAATTTCTTCCGAAGATCTTGTTCCAGGAGACATACTTGTTCTTGCTGAAGGTGATAAAATTCCTGCCGATGCACGACTTATTGAGTCGATAGAGCTTCAGGTTATTGAGTCAGCACTGACGGGGGAGTCGATACCGACAGAAAAGAAAGCAGAATGGAAAGGCGAAGGAAATATTTCCGAGCAAAAGAATATGGTTTTTTCTGGAACTCAAATTGCCTCTGGAAGAGCAAAAGCACTCGTTGTAGCAACAGGAGTTGCTTCGGAACTTGGAAAAATTGCATTTCTTGTTTCGGAGACAGAAAGTCCACAAACACCACTTGAAATCCGTCTCGATCGACTCGGAAAACGAATTGGCATTGCCATTGTTGTCATTTGTATTCTTGTTTTTGTGGTGTCATTTTTTCGAGGGGTGCCCATTACCGAAGGATTTTTGACCGCTGTCGCACTTGCAGTTTCAGCAATTCCAGAAGGTCTTCCTGCGGTTATGACTATATCACTTGCGGTGGGAGTGGCAGTCATGGCGAAAAAACATGCACTCGTTCGAGAGCTTCGCGCTGTGGAGACATTGGGAAGTGTTACTGTTATTGCTTCCGATAAAACGGGAACCATTACACAGAATAAAATGAAAGTGGTATCGGTCTATTCTGGGCGAAAATACTATACTGAGAAGAGTATTGCGCTCTTTGCAAACTCCGAAATGGGGAAACGAATGCTTGATGCTGGTGCTTCTTGTAATGATGCAAAACTTCCAGATATTGGAGATCCCACAGAGATTTCGCTTCTTGATATTGCGAATACTTACAGTATACAAAAGAGAAATCAGCGAATTTCTGAACGACCCTTTTCTTCCGAAAAAAAATGGATGAGTACGACGCATCGCATTGCGGGGATGGAGGTTGAATACTATAAGGGGGCACCAGAAATTATCGCTACATTCTGTGATCCAAAGCGAAAAGTAGAAATTGAGAAAGCCGCTGAAAAAATGGCACAAGAAGGACTTCGAACACTTGCTATTGCCATTCGAAAAGAGCGACAACCAACAGCAGAATTTCTTGGGATTTTTGGCATTCAAGATCCTCCACGAAAGTCGGCAGCAGAAGCTATTAAGACCGCAAAACAAGCAGGGATTCGAACCATTATGATCACCGGAGATCATGCCGTTACTGCCGCCGCTATTGCCGCACAGGTGGGACTTTCGGGAGAGGTGATAACAGGAGAAGAAATTGAAGATATGGAGGAAAAAGATCTTCAGAAAGTTGTTCGAAAAACAAATATTTTTGCTCGCGTAAGTCCAGAGCATAAAGTCCGTATTTGTGCCGCTTTGCAAAAGAATGGTGAAGTTGTTGCTATGACTGGAGATGGTGTAAATGATGCTCCTGCCATTCATCGAGCGGAAGTAGGAATATCGATGGGAAAAAATGGAACGAGTGTTGCAAGAGAAGCAAGCGATCTCGTGCTTATGGACGATCGTTACGCCACTATTGTTCAAGGAATTCGAGAGGGGCGCCGTATTTTTGCAAATATCAAAAAATCCATTTCGTTCCTTATGCGAACGAATCTTAATGAGGTTATTGTGGTTGCTGGTGCTGTTATTTGTGGTTTCCCCCCTCCTCTTGCTCCTATTCACATTCTCTTTGTAAACCTTGTGACCGATTCATTTCCGGCATTAGCACTTGCCGCAGAAGAAGCAGAACCAAATATAATGCGAAAAAAGCCACGTCCTGTTAGCGAAGGATTTCTCGATGGGCAGTGGCATTTTGTTCTCATTCTTGGTGTTGCCGCCGCAGTGTTTGAGTTTCTTGTCTTTTTTCTAGCACTCCGCACCTTAACACATCCCGCCGCGCAAACTCTCGTGCTCGTCACCATGGTTGCTATGGAATTTGCTATTATTTTTTCCGTGCGCCACGACACTCCTCTTTTTTCAAAAGATTGGCATGCGGCAAAAAATCCATGGGTACTCCTCTCTACTGTCTTGGGTTTTGCTATCTTTTTCGTATTTTATATTACTCCGCTTCAGACTTTTCTTCATATTACTCCATTCCCACTACAATATTGGATATACCCCATTATAGGATCTGCTCTTCTTTTTGTACTCTCGGAGGTTTTGAAATATGTTAAAGGAGTGAAAAACGTCTTTCTTTGGAAGAAAAAATCCTGA
- a CDS encoding C39 family peptidase: MVFAPYIWSRIDTKREVRKILEQKEQIQRIPVSEGSSLQEEIDAVVAPTDSTVSVLESFLTTIPDKIPREKVLHVPFVCQNPFQNEAGWKDHDESCEEAATLQTVLYWNNEAMTAQEANTALLDMIAWQKKPEHFGEHRDLYDEDMRIFVRDYFGYQDNEVLWLPNIDANLVQRILVAGYPLIVPVSGKTINNPFYPYLGYHMLVAIGYTEKQVITNDNGTKRGEKYPYDWDTFLKANREVGGGALVIRKGKKDF; encoded by the coding sequence GTGGTTTTTGCTCCATATATTTGGTCGCGAATAGATACGAAGAGAGAGGTACGGAAAATACTTGAGCAGAAAGAGCAGATACAAAGAATTCCTGTTTCCGAGGGTTCTTCTCTTCAAGAGGAAATAGATGCTGTGGTGGCACCGACCGATTCGACGGTGAGCGTTTTAGAAAGCTTTTTAACAACCATTCCAGATAAGATTCCTCGAGAAAAAGTGCTTCATGTTCCATTTGTTTGTCAAAATCCATTCCAAAATGAAGCAGGATGGAAAGATCACGATGAAAGCTGTGAAGAAGCCGCCACACTTCAGACGGTTCTCTACTGGAATAATGAGGCAATGACTGCACAAGAGGCAAATACTGCTCTTCTCGATATGATCGCTTGGCAAAAAAAGCCAGAACATTTTGGTGAACACAGAGATTTATATGATGAAGACATGCGAATATTTGTTCGCGACTACTTTGGATATCAAGACAACGAAGTTCTTTGGCTTCCAAATATTGACGCAAACCTTGTGCAACGCATTCTTGTGGCGGGGTATCCACTTATTGTTCCTGTTTCTGGAAAAACCATCAATAATCCGTTTTATCCATATCTGGGGTATCACATGCTTGTTGCTATTGGGTATACGGAAAAACAAGTGATTACAAATGATAACGGGACAAAACGGGGCGAAAAATATCCGTATGATTGGGATACTTTTTTAAAAGCAAATCGAGAGGTGGGTGGTGGTGCATTGGTGATACGAAAAGGAAAAAAGGATTTCTAA
- a CDS encoding HupE/UreJ family protein, producing MQFLQDNPDATKEEFDAFMVGTYGEGVLEELYGPQIDSNTTSSEGGDGAPSSKKNDTAPKDQLSAEQTPEGDTSKIDISAVSPFDLKRVNNNVDLILSARNGELSFLGDMRKFIILGVEHILGGLDHILFVLSIVLVFLPWRKIFEMITAFTVAHSLTLILAGTGILVLSGKIVEPIIAFSIAYMAITTVFLRDIPFFQKIHNKIMVIFIFGLFHGLGFAGALTDLQIPKKYYIPSLLSFNVGVEIGQVIILLVALPLLFLLRKNKTLAEIGTKIIAGIISALALFWVLERIFY from the coding sequence ATGCAATTTCTCCAAGACAATCCCGATGCGACAAAAGAGGAATTTGATGCGTTTATGGTGGGAACATACGGAGAAGGTGTTCTTGAAGAGCTCTATGGTCCGCAAATAGATTCCAATACAACTTCATCGGAGGGCGGAGATGGTGCTCCATCCTCAAAAAAAAACGATACAGCTCCCAAAGATCAATTATCCGCGGAACAAACTCCAGAGGGGGACACATCAAAAATAGATATATCTGCGGTGTCTCCTTTTGATTTAAAAAGAGTGAACAACAATGTCGATCTTATTCTATCTGCACGAAATGGAGAGCTCTCTTTCTTGGGCGATATGAGAAAATTTATAATTCTTGGAGTAGAGCATATTTTGGGCGGTCTCGATCACATTTTGTTTGTTCTTTCAATTGTGCTTGTTTTTCTTCCTTGGAGAAAAATTTTTGAGATGATTACTGCATTTACTGTTGCGCATTCCCTTACTCTTATTCTTGCAGGAACTGGGATACTTGTATTGTCGGGGAAAATAGTAGAACCAATTATCGCTTTTTCTATTGCCTATATGGCAATTACCACGGTTTTTTTAAGAGATATTCCCTTTTTTCAGAAAATTCATAACAAGATAATGGTCATTTTTATTTTTGGATTGTTTCATGGACTCGGGTTTGCAGGTGCACTGACCGATCTTCAGATTCCAAAAAAATATTATATTCCCTCTCTTCTCTCTTTTAATGTTGGTGTGGAAATAGGACAGGTTATTATTTTGCTTGTCGCGCTTCCCTTACTTTTTTTATTGAGAAAAAATAAAACGCTTGCTGAAATAGGAACGAAAATAATCGCGGGAATAATTTCCGCCCTCGCTCTTTTTTGGGTATTAGAAAGGATTTTTTATTAA